One window of Quercus robur chromosome 12, dhQueRobu3.1, whole genome shotgun sequence genomic DNA carries:
- the LOC126708444 gene encoding uncharacterized protein LOC126708444, producing the protein MNCLNKIKHFFWRAYKNILPTKLKLKDKGIGSDDRCEFCDQSESSGHALWSCKTAEEVWSNTKLKLPFFQDPQRDFIDIVWAIYDTHPGINWELFAVTAWSLWNNRNKLHSAYLKEVQEVKQPIERPPIPAKPPWIPPNRGCFKVNTDGAIFEELGCCGIGVVIRNERGQLMGAMSKKFELPLDVLEVEAKALEEGMLLAWDLGLKEITLESDSELVVKALSDQRLLQISIQKVIEGIREGLKCFLAATVTHTRRSGNSPAHILARHAKLLNHSIIWVEDTPPIIVDHIQNDVTGLNSISFNEI; encoded by the exons ATGAATTgcttaaacaaaattaaacatttcTTTTGGAGGGCTTATAAAAACATCCTCCCCACAAAGCTTAAGTTGAAAGATAAGGGAATTGGGAGTGATGACAGATGCGAATTTTGTGATCAAAGCGAATCCTCAGGTCATGCCCTGTGGAGCTGCAAAACAGCTGAAGAAGTTTGGAGCAACACAAAATTGAAGTTGCCTTTCTTTCAGGACCCTCAAAGGGACTTCATCGATATTGTATGGGCAATCTATGACACACATCCGGGTATCAATTGGGAGCTATTTGCTGTGACTGCTTGGAGCTTGTGGAACAATAGGAACAAG CTGCATAGTGCATATCTGAAGGAAGTGCAGGAGGTGAAGCAGCCCATTGAAAGGCCCCCGATTCCTGCAAAACCTCCGTGGATCCCTCCAAACCGGGGCTGTTTTAAAGTCAATACAGATGGGGCCATTTTTGAAGAATTGGGGTGCTGTGGGATTGGTGTGGTTATTAGGAATGAAAGGGGTCAATTGATGGGGGCCATGAGTAAGAAGTTTGAGTTGCCATTGGATGTGTTGGAAGTTGAAGCTAAAGCTTTGGAGGAAGGAATGCTACTTGCTTGGGATTTGGGGCTGAAAGAGATTACTCTGGAAAGTGATTCGGAGTTGGTAGTGAAGGCATTGAGCGATCAAAGGTTGCTGCAGATTTCTATTCAGAAAGTAATTGAAGGGATTAGAGAGGGGCTGAAGTGTTTTTTGGCTGCGACAGTAACCCACACCCGCAGAAGTGGGAATAGTCCTGCTCATATATTGGCTAGACATGCCAAATTGTTGAATCATAGCATTATATGGGTGGAGGATACTCCACCCATAATAGTTGATCACATTCAAAATGATGTAACCGGTTTgaattctatttcttttaatgAAATCTAG